Proteins found in one Melospiza georgiana isolate bMelGeo1 chromosome 1, bMelGeo1.pri, whole genome shotgun sequence genomic segment:
- the KLF10 gene encoding Krueppel-like factor 10 yields the protein MEMMTEKQRDMKYFWNNTPEKSDYEAVEALISMSCNWKSDLKKHAEMRPITPASDMSEESDEALLPGAADFNAIPAFCLTPPYSPSDLEMSQVIHPLGKALPEAAKPPVATPQREAERSPAARPLKARVTSVIRHTADAQLCDHKTCPVRAASVLQYQDSAWRAANRRPRAKEEPPVCSAEAPSAASAEGSELSEAEGRTAEPAAAPVPLTKPSLSKEEPVPQPAEQPAGAALPSPAPGSGAPPVPVICQMVPLPTNNNVVSAVVPGAAPSQQPALCQPMVFMGTQVPKGAVMFVVPQPVVQGTKAPIVSPNGTRLSPIAPAPGFVPSTAKTTPQADSSRIRSHICGYPGCGKTYFKSSHLKAHVRTHTGEKPFSCSWKGCERRFARSDELSRHRRTHTGEKKFACPMCERRFMRSDHLTKHARRHLSAKKLPNWQMEVSKLSDVAVPPASATAQ from the exons ATGGAGATGATGACTGAAAAACAGAGAGATATGAAGTATTTCTGGAACAATACGCCTGAAAAAAGTGATTATGAGGCTGTAGAAGCCCTTATTTCTATGAGTTGCAACTGGAAATCAGACCTCAAGAAACATGCAGAAATGAGACCTATAACTCCTGCATCTGACATGTCGGAAGAAAGCGACGAGGCTTTGcttcctggagcagcagatttCAATGCCATACCAGCATTT TGCCTGACCCCTCCCTACAGCCCTTCTGACTTGGAGATGTCGCAGGTGATCCATCCTCTGGGCAAGGCGCTGCCCGAGGCTGCCAAGCCTCCTGTGGCCACACCtcagagagaagcagagaggtCTCCAGCAGCCAGGCCTCTGAAAGCTCGAGTGACAAGTGTTATCCGCCACACGGCTGATGCCCAGCTCTGTGACCACAAAACCTGCCCTGTGAGAGCAGCCAGTGTGCTCCAGTACCAGGACAGTGCTTGGAGGGCAGCAAACAGGAGGCCGAGGGCCAAGGAGGAGCCCCCCGTGTGCTCTGCCGAGGCGCCGAGTGCAGCCAGCGCTGAGGGCAGCGAACTGTCCGAGGCAGAGGGAAGAactgcagagccagctgctgctcccgtGCCCTTGACAAAGCCCTCGCTGAGCAAGGAGGAGCCTGTCCCTCAGCCAGCGGAGCAGCCCGCGGGGGCGGCACTGCCATCCCCTGCCCCGGGCAGCGGGGCCCCCCCTGTGCCGGTGATTTGCCAGATGGTGCCGCTGCCCACGAACAACAATGTCGTGTCGGCCGTGGTGCCCGGCGCCGcgcccagccagcagcctgccCTCTGTCAGCCCATGGTCTTCATGGGCACCCAGGTTCCCAAGGGTGCCGTCATGTTTGTTGTGCCCCAGCCGGTCGTGCAGGGCACAAAGGCTCCCATTGTTAGTCCAAATGGCACGAGACTCTCTCCCATTGCCCCCGCTCCTGGCTTTGTACCTTCTACAGCAAAAACCACTCCTCAGGCTGATTCTTCAAGAATAAGAAGTCACATTTGCGGCTACCCAGGATGTGGGAAAACGTACTTCAAGAGCTCCCATTTGAAGGCTCATGTCAGAACACACACAG GAGAAAAGCCGTTCAGTTGCAGCTGGAAGGGCTGCGAGAGGAGGTTTGCCCGCTCTGATGAACTGTCGCGGCACCGCAGGACGCACACCGGCGAGAAGAAGTTTGCCTGCCCGATGTGCGAGCGGCGCTTCATGCGCAGCGACCACCTCACGAAGCACGCGCGCCGCCACTTGTCAGCGAAGAAATTACCCAACTGGCAGATGGAAGTGAGCAAGCTCAGTGATGTGGCCGTGCCACCAGCCTCTGCGACCGCCCAGTGA